One window of Gemmatimonadaceae bacterium genomic DNA carries:
- a CDS encoding type II toxin-antitoxin system RelE/ParE family toxin: MAATAARALRKLEPAVRLQVSRKIDALAQDPRPAGVKKLEGEADIYRVRVGNFRIIYRIENRKLLILVLLVGDRKDVYRR; encoded by the coding sequence ATAGCGGCAACCGCTGCACGTGCGCTCCGAAAGCTCGAGCCTGCCGTTCGGTTGCAAGTTTCCCGCAAGATCGACGCTCTCGCGCAGGACCCTCGTCCGGCTGGCGTGAAAAAACTTGAGGGAGAAGCCGATATCTACCGCGTACGCGTCGGGAACTTCCGGATCATCTACCGGATCGAGAATCGAAAGCTGCTGATTCTTGTCTTGTTGGTCGGAGATCGGAAGGATGTCTACCGGCGGTGA
- a CDS encoding M28 family peptidase: protein MTSRPPCAHLLLALVAFSKAGAQTTKPPTLAVSRPPAAMSAIREADLKRDLYALAGDAMRGREAGTLDEMRASMWLAEEMRRIGLAPRGDDGSWFPWFNMRRTRVSTTAGSVQIGGRSLALWTEIVPTSNAVADVAGTTIFVGEGSDSTVDIRGKVVVATLVAPTRANIRSFTNTYDVNYTRAAIAPMSARLTRRGAAAIIIVADSVADLAFEGIVRTQVRGAYDVVGGVPRFVRNAGAGTPAAGPPAPAPPVPVPVLLARSGALAYLRADGQATDIRVRGERFETPSVNIIGVVRGTDSRLRDEYVVFSSHQDHDGVRYTVAGDSIWNGADDNGTTSVALLAIARAWVKQPSRRSALFIFHGAEERGLLGSRYHVAHPVIPLSQIAAVLNGDMIGRNHPDTAALLGSQPPHRNSSELVQMAIAANEVTGKFVIDSLWDRPTHPEGWYFRSDHVPYAERSVPSLFFSTNLHSDYHTPRDEPKTIDYRKLTRMTQWMYMTGWIAANAARRPATDPGFVLR, encoded by the coding sequence ATGACGAGTCGGCCGCCCTGCGCCCATCTGCTCCTGGCCCTGGTTGCATTCAGTAAAGCTGGTGCGCAAACCACGAAGCCACCGACATTGGCGGTATCGCGCCCACCCGCCGCCATGTCCGCTATTCGCGAAGCAGACTTGAAGCGCGACCTGTACGCCCTCGCGGGCGACGCCATGCGCGGACGTGAAGCCGGCACGCTTGACGAGATGCGAGCGTCGATGTGGCTCGCCGAAGAGATGCGGCGGATAGGCCTCGCTCCGCGCGGCGATGATGGAAGCTGGTTTCCGTGGTTCAACATGCGACGCACACGGGTTTCGACCACCGCTGGCTCGGTGCAGATCGGCGGTCGCTCACTCGCGCTCTGGACCGAGATCGTGCCGACGTCGAATGCCGTTGCCGACGTCGCAGGAACGACAATCTTCGTTGGGGAAGGCAGCGACAGCACGGTGGACATTCGCGGTAAGGTCGTGGTGGCAACACTGGTCGCGCCGACGAGGGCCAACATCCGGTCATTCACGAACACCTATGACGTGAACTACACGCGCGCCGCGATTGCACCGATGAGCGCCCGCCTCACACGGCGCGGCGCGGCGGCCATCATCATCGTTGCAGACTCCGTCGCGGACCTTGCCTTTGAAGGAATCGTCAGGACGCAGGTGCGTGGTGCATATGACGTTGTCGGCGGTGTGCCGCGTTTCGTTCGCAACGCGGGCGCCGGTACTCCAGCGGCGGGTCCGCCTGCGCCTGCGCCGCCGGTGCCGGTGCCCGTGCTGCTCGCGCGCAGCGGCGCGCTTGCCTATCTGCGCGCTGACGGCCAGGCCACCGACATTCGCGTGCGGGGGGAGAGATTCGAGACGCCGTCGGTGAACATCATCGGCGTCGTACGCGGCACCGATTCACGATTGCGCGACGAGTACGTCGTATTCAGCTCACACCAGGACCACGACGGCGTACGCTACACGGTCGCTGGCGACTCGATCTGGAATGGAGCAGACGACAACGGCACGACGAGCGTGGCCCTGCTCGCAATTGCGCGGGCCTGGGTGAAGCAGCCGAGCAGGCGTTCGGCGCTGTTCATATTCCACGGCGCGGAGGAGCGCGGGCTACTCGGCTCGCGCTACCATGTAGCGCATCCGGTGATACCGCTGTCGCAAATCGCTGCCGTGCTCAACGGTGACATGATCGGCCGCAATCACCCTGACACCGCGGCGTTGCTGGGATCGCAGCCACCGCACCGCAATTCGAGCGAGCTCGTGCAGATGGCCATTGCAGCAAACGAGGTCACCGGAAAGTTCGTCATCGATTCGCTCTGGGACCGGCCGACCCATCCGGAGGGATGGTACTTTCGCAGTGACCATGTCCCATACGCCGAGCGTAGTGTGCCGTCGCTTTTCTTTTCCACCAATCTGCATTCCGACTATCACACACCGCGCGACGAGCCGAAGACCATCGACTATCGAAAGCTCACGCGCATGACACAGTGGATGTACATGACAGGGTGGATCGCGGCAAATGCAGCAAGGCGTCCGGCCACCGATCCGGGATTCGTACTCCGTTAG
- a CDS encoding amidohydrolase family protein, whose amino-acid sequence MGRFKHLYWEGHVTRLIRWFALSALFTAPVYAQTSARRPPVIDMHVHSTQTTPAAIPRLDSLNVRYWFLSSLAADLRTWQSADSARYLPGLVFPCDRGRAPITGRPCFDNPSELPDTAWLRAEIKAGRIRAFGELSPQYLGMSPADPRLEPYWKMAEEFDIPVGIHMGLGPPGAAYESNPVPLKSPEYRMAYGDPMILEEVLLRHRRLRLFVMHAGWPRVESMMALLYAHPSVYVDVAALSWARLVPRAGYNRYIRDLVEGGFAKRIMFGSDFPDQVAAGIDAVLAADFLSAEAKADILCNNAMRFLRLPASTCSPSSSRGDR is encoded by the coding sequence TTGGGTCGCTTCAAACATCTCTACTGGGAAGGTCATGTGACTCGCCTCATCCGCTGGTTCGCCCTGTCGGCGTTATTTACGGCTCCAGTGTACGCGCAGACGAGCGCACGCCGACCGCCTGTCATTGACATGCACGTGCACAGCACGCAGACGACACCTGCAGCAATCCCTCGGTTGGATTCTCTCAACGTGCGCTATTGGTTCCTTTCCAGCCTCGCCGCCGATCTGCGGACTTGGCAGTCAGCCGACAGCGCGCGCTACCTGCCTGGGTTGGTCTTTCCCTGTGATCGCGGTCGCGCTCCGATCACCGGCCGGCCATGCTTCGACAATCCATCCGAACTTCCAGACACCGCGTGGCTGCGCGCCGAGATCAAAGCGGGTCGCATTCGGGCGTTCGGAGAGCTCTCACCTCAGTATCTCGGCATGTCTCCAGCCGATCCGCGTCTCGAGCCCTACTGGAAGATGGCTGAAGAATTCGACATTCCAGTCGGCATTCACATGGGGCTGGGCCCCCCGGGGGCAGCATACGAGTCAAATCCCGTCCCGTTAAAGTCGCCCGAATATCGAATGGCTTATGGCGACCCGATGATCTTGGAGGAGGTACTGCTCCGACACAGGCGGCTGCGCCTCTTCGTCATGCACGCGGGCTGGCCGCGCGTTGAATCCATGATGGCATTGCTCTACGCGCATCCAAGCGTGTACGTCGACGTCGCGGCGCTTTCCTGGGCTCGCCTCGTGCCGCGTGCCGGCTACAATCGATACATTCGGGATCTGGTCGAAGGCGGATTCGCCAAACGCATCATGTTCGGCTCGGACTTTCCAGACCAGGTAGCTGCAGGCATTGACGCGGTGCTGGCTGCCGATTTCTTATCGGCGGAGGCCAAAGCGGATATTCTTTGTAATAACGCGATGCGATTCTTACGACTTCCGGCATCGACGTGTAGTCCGTCGAGCAGCCGAGGAGATAGGTGA
- a CDS encoding type II toxin-antitoxin system Phd/YefM family antitoxin — MIRMPATEARNRFSDIVSDVAFRGERVILQRHGKDIAAVVPIEDLALLETLEDKIDLDAARKALAEKEPAIAWVKLKRELGISR; from the coding sequence ATGATCCGCATGCCTGCTACCGAAGCCAGAAATAGATTTTCCGATATCGTCAGCGATGTCGCCTTTCGTGGCGAAAGGGTCATACTGCAGCGCCATGGAAAAGACATCGCGGCTGTCGTACCCATAGAAGATCTCGCGCTACTCGAAACGCTGGAGGACAAGATCGACCTCGATGCCGCCAGAAAGGCTCTGGCCGAGAAAGAGCCGGCAATCGCGTGGGTCAAGCTCAAGCGCGAACTCGGCATCAGCCGCTGA
- a CDS encoding dienelactone hydrolase family protein — protein sequence MNRKSIRTISLFALMASVAGCTTTQMNPGPEHSAESHAAGPSTSVAIVSNASLPAGADEAMARLSSSPRHGEWVMISTGPSDSIKAWVVYPERKTKAPVVIVVHEIFGVSTWIRAVADQLAADGFIAVAPDFLTMKQLPDGPDSVRTQATVAAIRTLNSVDVQRQITAIANYAMALPAALPRYGVVGFCWGGAVSFEHAVRAPALGASVVYYGTSPKAETLSMVKAPVLGLYGGNDARVNATIPAADSTMRRLGKVYSPVIYDGAGHGFLRQQSGANGANLTATQKAWPATIAWFRQHLGA from the coding sequence GTGAACAGGAAGTCGATCAGAACGATCTCGTTATTTGCTCTTATGGCGTCCGTCGCAGGGTGCACCACAACTCAGATGAATCCTGGCCCCGAACATTCGGCCGAGAGTCATGCTGCGGGGCCGTCCACTTCGGTTGCGATCGTTTCCAATGCATCGTTGCCGGCCGGCGCCGACGAAGCCATGGCCCGCCTCAGCAGCTCGCCGCGTCACGGGGAGTGGGTGATGATTTCCACTGGCCCGTCGGATAGCATCAAGGCGTGGGTCGTGTACCCGGAGCGGAAAACCAAGGCACCGGTGGTGATCGTGGTGCACGAAATCTTCGGTGTGAGCACGTGGATCCGCGCAGTGGCCGACCAGCTCGCCGCCGATGGGTTCATCGCCGTAGCGCCCGATTTCCTCACCATGAAGCAGCTTCCTGACGGTCCCGACAGCGTCCGGACTCAGGCAACCGTCGCCGCGATCCGCACCCTGAACTCCGTAGATGTGCAGCGCCAGATAACGGCTATCGCCAACTACGCGATGGCCCTCCCCGCGGCGCTGCCTCGCTACGGAGTTGTCGGATTCTGCTGGGGTGGCGCGGTGTCGTTCGAGCACGCGGTGCGCGCTCCTGCGCTTGGTGCATCAGTGGTGTACTACGGGACTTCACCCAAGGCAGAGACTCTGTCGATGGTCAAGGCTCCGGTGCTGGGGCTGTACGGTGGCAACGATGCCCGCGTGAACGCGACCATCCCCGCAGCCGATTCGACCATGCGCAGGCTGGGCAAGGTCTATTCGCCGGTCATCTATGATGGAGCGGGGCATGGTTTTCTGAGACAGCAGAGCGGGGCGAACGGCGCCAATCTCACAGCAACCCAAAAGGCGTGGCCCGCGACCATCGCGTGGTTTCGGCAGCATCTGGGTGCATAG